AGATGGAAAACAATTTATAGAAGGAGAATATAATGTAGAATGTAAAAACGGACAAATTTACGCTGATGTAAATAATATTGTTTCAAACATGACTCCTGTAGCAGATGCAGAAGTAAGCATTACAGGCGACAAACTTGTTTATCCATTTGATATGACACAAGGACAAACGCTAGAAGACGTAGATTATGAAGTGAAACAAAGCATGTCGGGTGGAGGAATGACTTTAATGACTCTTACTGTTTCTCTTACCAATCGTAAAGTAGAAGGTTTTGAAACTGTGACAACCCCTGCAGGAACGTTTGAGTGTATCAAAATTTCTTATGATAGTGATGCTAAAATGTCTTTTATGAAAAGAAAAAGTCGTTGTGTAGAATATCTAGCTAAAGGAGTAGGACTAGTAAAGTTTGAGAGTTTTGATAAAAAAGGTAGAAAAGAATCATCTCAATTACTTACAAAATTGGATAGATAAAAGAAAAGATAGTGCATAAAACTTTGTTTAAAACAAGGTCTATCTGTTTTGATAACGTTCAAGGTTTTTCCTGAAAACTCTCTTCATAAACTAATTTTTGTGAAGGGAGTTTTTTGTTTTTTTAGTATAAAAATAAGATTATTGTTAGATTTTGGATGAATACTAAATAACATGAAATTGGATTGAAAACAATCTTTTTATTTGTTTATAGACACTTTACAAATGAAGTTGTTTAATACTCACTTTTCCTTAGAACTGAGTTTGCAAACCCAGTTCTAAGGAAAAATAACAAAGCCTTTGTTGGTGTTTTAGCGTAGCGACACCAACAAGTATATCCACAAATTCCATTCTTAAACAACTTCAATGAATTTATGTACTAATCATTATCAGTACACCTTACAAGGTGTCAGATAATTTAATCTTTCTAGCTGTACTGACACCTTAGAGATTTCAGAGAGAAAAAAACAATAAATATTTAATCCCAAGTTCACGTTAAATAATATAAAATTGGGTTTCAAAACTCAATTTTATGGAAAAAATGACATTTGTATCTAGTAAGATTTGTTGATGTATTACTAGCCAATTATTAAGTAAGAGCCAAAGATAAAATAGATTGTTATAAGGATAAATTCCTAAATTTTTAAAAATTATAAGAAGAGGCTGTAAATACCAATGAGAAGTAATGCTATTACTTGCAAGTTCTTTAAGTCTTTGTTACCTTAGCAAATCATTCATAATTTACTGGTTATAAATTGTACCTTTTCAGAGAAACACAACACATAAACGATATTTATTTAATTATTTTCCTATGAATTCTACTACTTCTATAAACAAAACACAAGCAGCCATCACAGGTGTTTTTGGATATGTTCCTGATTATGTTCTTACCAATAAAGAACTTGAAACAATGGTTGATACGAATGATGAATGGATAAAATCACGTACTGGAATAGAAGAAAGACGTATTTTGAAAGGTGAAGGATTGGGAACTTCTTATATGGCAATTGAAGCTGTAAAAGGTTTGTTAGAAAAAACAAATACAAAAGCTGAAGAGATTGATTTTCTGATTTGTGCTACTACTACTCCTGATATGGTATTTCCAGCAACAGGAAATATTGTTGCGCACGGTGCAGGGCTAAATTGTTTGAGTTATGATTTAATGGCAGCTTGTTCAGGATTTTTGTATGCACTTGTTACAGCAAGTCAGTTTATTGAAACAGGGAAATATAAAAAAATTGTTGTTGTAGGAGCTGATAAAATGTCTTCTATTATAGATTACGAAGACCGTCAGACTTGTATTCTTTTTGGAGATGGCGCAGGTGCTGTGCTTTTAGAAGCTGATACAGAAGGAAATGGAATTGTAGATTCTATTTTGAGAACAGATGGAGCAGGAGCTACAGAGCTTTACATGAAAGCAGGTGGAAGCCGTTATCCAGCAAGTAAAGAAACAGTAGAAAATAAAGAACATTATGTTATTCAACATGGAGCAGTAGTCTTTAAACATGCTGTAAAAAATATGGCAGATACATCAGCCGAATTAGTAGAAAAAAATGGATTGGACGGAGATAGTATTGACTTTCTTGTTCCTCATCAAGCTAATTTAAGAATTATAGATGCAACTGCAAAACGCTTAGGGTTAGATTCTGATAAGGTATTGGTAAATATTGAAAAATATGGAAATACAACATCTGCAACCATTCCTCTTTGTATAAGAGATTTTGAACATAAATTTAAGAAAGGTGATAATCTAATCTTGGCTGCTTTTGGTGGTGGTTTTACTTGGGGCGCAGTATACCTTAAATGGGCGTATTAAAACTAAATTAGAATTCTACCTTCTAAAATCTAATTTCTAAATTTATTTAAACATAAAACCCTCAACTTTTGAATACAATCTCTTCCCCTAAACCTATGTCTAAATCTAACATAAATTTTGAGCTTCTAAAAAAGATGTGCAATGTTTTCGCTCCTGTGGGAAATGAAGCCCCTATGAAAGAATTTGTTTTGAATTATGTAAAGGAAAATCAGAAACATTGGAAAGTTCAACCTCAAATTATAGAAGGAGAAGATTTTCAAGATTGTTTGATACTTGTTTTTGGTAAACCTAGAACGGCTGCTTTTGCTCACTTTGATTCTATTGGTTTTATGGCTCGTTATGATAATCATTTAGTCAGAATTGGTTCTCCAAAATATGAAGATGGTTATGTATTGGTAGGAAAAGACTCTCAAGGGGAAATTGAAGGAACTTTGAAAGTAAAATACGAAAACGAAGACGACAAGGACAAAAAGAAGAAGAAAAAAAATAAAAAGAAGAAAAAGAGAGGGGCAAGACAGCATCGCAAACCTTTAGGCGCAGTAAAATTACAATTAGAGTTTGATAGAACGGTTGATGTAGGAACTGAGTTTGTCTTCAAACAAGATTTTATAGAAACAGAAGAATATGTTCAGTCATGTTATATGGACGACCGTTTGGGTTGTTGGAATTTATTGAAAACAGCTGAAACTTTAGAAAATGGAATTATTGCTTTTTCGTGTTATGAGGAAATTGGAGGAGGAACAATGCCATTTTTACTCAAATGGATTTGGGAAAATCATAGAATAAAACAATGCTTAATTTCTGATATTACTTGGATAACAGAAGGCGTAAGACATGGAGAAGGCGTTGCTGTTTCTATGCGGGATAGAAATATCCCACGAAGAGGTTTTTTGAATAAAGTGATTGATTTAGTAAAAGAGTCAGGTGTAAAATATCAGTTAGAAGTAGAGAATGATGGAGGAAGTGATGCTA
This is a stretch of genomic DNA from Bernardetia sp. MNP-M8. It encodes these proteins:
- a CDS encoding beta-ketoacyl-ACP synthase III, whose translation is MNSTTSINKTQAAITGVFGYVPDYVLTNKELETMVDTNDEWIKSRTGIEERRILKGEGLGTSYMAIEAVKGLLEKTNTKAEEIDFLICATTTPDMVFPATGNIVAHGAGLNCLSYDLMAACSGFLYALVTASQFIETGKYKKIVVVGADKMSSIIDYEDRQTCILFGDGAGAVLLEADTEGNGIVDSILRTDGAGATELYMKAGGSRYPASKETVENKEHYVIQHGAVVFKHAVKNMADTSAELVEKNGLDGDSIDFLVPHQANLRIIDATAKRLGLDSDKVLVNIEKYGNTTSATIPLCIRDFEHKFKKGDNLILAAFGGGFTWGAVYLKWAY
- a CDS encoding M20/M25/M40 family metallo-hydrolase — encoded protein: MSKSNINFELLKKMCNVFAPVGNEAPMKEFVLNYVKENQKHWKVQPQIIEGEDFQDCLILVFGKPRTAAFAHFDSIGFMARYDNHLVRIGSPKYEDGYVLVGKDSQGEIEGTLKVKYENEDDKDKKKKKKNKKKKKRGARQHRKPLGAVKLQLEFDRTVDVGTEFVFKQDFIETEEYVQSCYMDDRLGCWNLLKTAETLENGIIAFSCYEEIGGGTMPFLLKWIWENHRIKQCLISDITWITEGVRHGEGVAVSMRDRNIPRRGFLNKVIDLVKESGVKYQLEVENDGGSDAKEIQSSVYPMDWCFIGAAEAGVHSPKEKVHKDDIKAMTDVYAYLMEKL